Proteins encoded within one genomic window of Couchioplanes caeruleus:
- a CDS encoding FAD-dependent monooxygenase — protein MDLRRVVVIGGGPAGLFLARLIKLRQPDASVELYEHDGPDEAFGFGVVLSDHTLAGLRAADAATYQEIMAACVGWKDVRVAIGDHDFLFRNYPFTAISRHRLLRLLQNQAKAVGVRMTFGRRVTVTEFLDSPDAPDVIAVAEGVHSGSRTGLSARFGTNVEPSSGRYIWFGTRAPFGEMTFPFVATEHGGFAAHAYPYGDGMSTFIVEADVDSCLGAGMDVTRAGAPAPGETDETSRRILTEIFASHLQEHQLIGNNSRWGTFRVVRNERWSTGNVVLLGDAAHTAHFSVGSGTKLAMEDAITLAEALTTHESLDGALTAYAERRRPAVAVLQSWAQTSMRWWESFPRCLHMPPDQFALHFMTRIGAISYAGLRSRHADRMDDLEAAFVRREAIAGTPSSVPPTGVVDLAGKLGELTLVNRRVAVVSQSAGSGMAPLPEAYGLILFDASHLEPGDLEQLGDRVRASPSRFGLSLTIGDIARFTDLPTCRPDVVEVVVDRVDGCAAIKDLAAAVPAVLVGVDCPDADPWSDAGTALLDRCVELRDAGAAAVHLRHRDGGIDWPRMTAFADRVRTETRTPVLIDVPPTVDRQDRARTVHLGILSGRYDLAAWRLHL, from the coding sequence ATGGACCTTCGGCGGGTGGTTGTCATAGGAGGCGGTCCCGCGGGACTTTTCTTGGCGCGGCTCATCAAGCTTCGACAACCGGATGCCTCCGTGGAGCTGTATGAGCACGACGGGCCCGACGAGGCTTTCGGCTTCGGAGTGGTTCTCTCCGACCACACTCTGGCCGGGCTGCGAGCGGCGGACGCGGCGACCTATCAGGAAATCATGGCTGCGTGCGTCGGCTGGAAAGATGTGCGGGTCGCGATCGGTGACCACGATTTCCTGTTCCGGAACTATCCCTTCACCGCCATATCTCGGCACCGGCTCCTGCGTCTTCTCCAGAATCAGGCGAAGGCCGTGGGCGTGCGGATGACGTTCGGTCGGCGGGTGACCGTCACTGAATTTCTGGACTCTCCGGACGCGCCGGATGTCATCGCTGTGGCTGAAGGTGTGCATTCCGGGAGCCGTACCGGACTGAGCGCTCGGTTCGGCACGAATGTCGAGCCCAGCAGCGGCCGTTACATCTGGTTCGGCACCCGCGCCCCGTTCGGTGAGATGACGTTTCCGTTCGTCGCGACCGAGCACGGTGGCTTCGCCGCCCACGCGTATCCGTACGGCGACGGCATGAGCACGTTCATCGTCGAAGCCGACGTCGACAGTTGCCTCGGGGCGGGTATGGACGTCACCCGCGCCGGCGCGCCGGCGCCCGGCGAGACCGATGAGACGTCACGCCGGATACTGACGGAGATCTTCGCGTCGCACTTGCAGGAACATCAGCTGATCGGGAACAACAGCAGGTGGGGCACGTTCCGCGTGGTGCGCAACGAGCGGTGGTCCACCGGCAACGTGGTCCTGCTCGGGGATGCCGCCCATACCGCGCATTTCTCCGTCGGCTCGGGAACGAAGCTGGCGATGGAAGACGCGATCACACTGGCCGAGGCGCTCACCACTCACGAGAGCCTCGACGGGGCTCTGACGGCCTATGCCGAGCGCCGCCGACCCGCCGTCGCCGTGCTCCAGTCCTGGGCGCAGACCAGCATGCGCTGGTGGGAGAGTTTCCCTCGGTGCCTGCACATGCCTCCTGACCAATTCGCCCTGCACTTCATGACCCGGATCGGCGCCATCAGCTATGCCGGCCTGCGCTCCCGGCATGCGGATCGCATGGATGATCTGGAAGCCGCCTTCGTGCGGAGAGAGGCGATCGCCGGCACCCCGTCGTCCGTTCCGCCGACCGGGGTCGTCGACCTCGCCGGGAAGCTGGGCGAGCTTACACTCGTGAACCGCCGCGTGGCCGTCGTCAGCCAGAGTGCCGGCTCAGGCATGGCCCCGCTGCCGGAGGCGTACGGCCTGATCCTCTTCGACGCATCTCATCTCGAGCCCGGCGACCTCGAGCAGCTCGGTGACCGCGTCCGGGCGTCCCCTTCCCGATTCGGCCTCTCGCTGACCATCGGAGACATCGCGCGTTTCACCGATCTCCCCACGTGCCGCCCGGATGTCGTCGAGGTCGTGGTCGACCGCGTCGACGGTTGCGCCGCCATCAAAGATCTGGCCGCTGCTGTGCCGGCGGTTCTCGTCGGCGTCGACTGCCCCGATGCGGACCCGTGGTCGGATGCCGGCACCGCCCTCCTCGATCGTTGCGTCGAGCTTCGTGATGCCGGCGCCGCGGCCGTGCACCTGCGACATCGTGATGGCGGCATCGACTGGCCCCGGATGACCGCCTTCGCCGATCGAGTGCGGACCGAAACGCGGACGCCGGTGCTCATCGATGTTCCGCCCACTGTCGACAGGCAGGATCGTGCCCGCACCGTCCACCTCGGCATCCT